Proteins from a genomic interval of Bacteroidota bacterium:
- a CDS encoding T9SS type A sorting domain-containing protein, whose protein sequence is MEKNYFKVTILLLLVAFTGVSQITITTADLLSKDDTIRMSNATVSGIPDPALTGTNYTWDYSLLNPTIQYVDTFVKVTSTLFAYQLYFNNPLSPKYKANFAQKAPDFNAFSQITLENSYNFFKNSTAEYSIVGFGSTINSVPMSVKYDSVDVVYKFPINYGNKDSTISKYVFSIPGIGYFGQRKKRVNEVEGWGTVKTPYGTFPALKVKSTLYITDTIYYSTLSFGLSLPLPKQYEYKWLAAGKRVPVLEIDVTGSANTRVAYRDSIRPGVPKVGINELTESSNFLVYPNPANESVTVNYILAEACSVRLDLIDVYGRSIQILLDDKKQAGPYSYLFNVKEADIAKGIYFTRLTINGVSLVNKLIVQ, encoded by the coding sequence ATGGAAAAAAATTACTTTAAGGTAACTATATTGTTGCTATTAGTCGCTTTTACCGGTGTTTCACAAATAACAATTACAACGGCCGATCTTTTATCTAAAGATGATACTATTCGGATGAGTAACGCTACGGTTAGCGGGATCCCTGATCCGGCGCTTACAGGAACAAACTATACCTGGGATTATTCTTTATTGAACCCAACCATCCAGTACGTTGATACTTTTGTAAAAGTGACTTCAACTCTTTTTGCTTATCAGTTGTATTTTAACAATCCACTTAGTCCGAAATATAAGGCCAACTTTGCTCAAAAGGCGCCGGATTTTAATGCTTTTTCGCAGATTACTCTTGAAAATTCATACAATTTTTTTAAGAACAGTACTGCTGAATATTCCATTGTTGGTTTTGGTTCAACAATCAACAGTGTTCCAATGTCAGTGAAATATGATTCTGTAGATGTGGTTTATAAGTTTCCGATAAATTACGGCAATAAGGATTCCACCATTTCTAAATATGTGTTTTCGATTCCCGGGATCGGTTATTTCGGACAGCGTAAAAAGCGCGTTAATGAAGTAGAAGGATGGGGGACAGTTAAAACTCCCTATGGTACATTCCCGGCACTTAAGGTTAAATCAACATTGTATATTACTGATACTATCTATTATTCAACATTAAGTTTTGGTCTTTCATTGCCCTTGCCAAAGCAATATGAATACAAGTGGTTAGCGGCTGGCAAAAGGGTCCCTGTATTGGAAATTGATGTCACAGGATCTGCAAATACACGCGTCGCTTATCGTGATAGTATTCGTCCGGGAGTTCCAAAAGTCGGCATTAATGAATTAACAGAGAGTAGTAATTTTTTGGTGTACCCCAATCCGGCCAATGAAAGTGTAACTGTAAATTATATCCTGGCTGAGGCTTGTTCTGTAAGGCTCGACCTGATTGATGTATATGGCAGATCAATACAAATACTTCTTGACGATAAAAAACAAGCCGGACCGTATTCATACCTGTTTAATGTAAAGGAAGCGGATATCGCTAAAGGGATATATTTCACGAGGCTTACGATCAATGGAGTATCTTTGGTAAATAAATTGATTGTGCAATAA
- a CDS encoding T9SS type A sorting domain-containing protein, translated as MKKSILFLLISTSAIIAPAQCISFTENSFENWVIENDTTMFGQPFVYEHPKDTWFSMADVFGFLFSGTGTPVLNKTTDKNSGSYAMKMIATKDNDGDLIGLGAMTSRPKKITGYFKYNGGASDSLSVFAYLVNGSSEDFIFGGDTSQALASAIMLQKSSVSTYTKFSIDFKYKSAAIPDSFAIMMVLNNHNTGGINAWFDDICFEGVTGIEESEFISNLRFFNPGNDRFQLSMSFERPLENFQAHIFDLSGREVFGKVLNNGAKTEFMDEFDLAGLNSGIYLLQLQNGELIISRKFHIQ; from the coding sequence ATGAAAAAATCTATACTCTTTTTACTTATTTCAACATCAGCTATCATTGCCCCCGCCCAATGCATTTCATTTACTGAGAATAGTTTTGAGAATTGGGTAATTGAAAACGATACAACGATGTTTGGCCAGCCATTTGTTTATGAGCATCCAAAAGATACCTGGTTCTCCATGGCAGATGTATTTGGCTTTTTATTTTCAGGTACAGGAACTCCTGTCTTGAATAAAACAACTGATAAGAACAGCGGAAGTTACGCGATGAAAATGATCGCGACAAAGGATAATGACGGGGATCTTATAGGACTTGGAGCAATGACTTCCCGTCCCAAAAAGATCACCGGATATTTTAAATATAATGGAGGTGCTTCCGACTCGTTGTCTGTATTTGCGTACCTGGTTAATGGCTCATCGGAGGATTTTATTTTTGGAGGTGATACAAGTCAGGCATTAGCGAGTGCTATAATGTTGCAAAAATCATCAGTAAGTACGTATACCAAGTTTAGTATTGATTTTAAATACAAATCGGCCGCAATTCCCGATTCGTTCGCTATAATGATGGTTTTGAATAATCACAATACAGGCGGTATTAACGCATGGTTTGATGATATATGTTTTGAGGGAGTTACAGGTATTGAGGAAAGTGAGTTTATAAGCAACCTGCGGTTTTTTAATCCGGGAAATGATAGATTTCAGCTTTCAATGAGTTTCGAAAGGCCACTGGAAAATTTTCAGGCACATATATTCGATCTTTCCGGTCGCGAAGTGTTTGGTAAAGTGCTGAATAATGGAGCCAAAACCGAATTTATGGATGAATTTGATCTCGCCGGATTAAATTCGGGAATTTACCTGTTGCAGCTACAGAATGGCGAATTGATTATCAGCAGGAAGTTTCACATACAATAA
- a CDS encoding fumarylacetoacetate hydrolase family protein — protein MKIICIGLNYANHIKEMQSFKTDAEPVFFMKPDTALVVDNKPFYHPSFSKEIHHEVELVLKISKTGKYIDADFAKNYYDEIGIGIDFTARDLQAKCKEKGHPWEKAKAFDSSAPVGKFLPKKKFGDINNINFHLNINETTVQKGNTADLLTSFDNIIAYVSTFVTLRQGDMIFTGTPEGVGPVKIGDKLEAFIEGEKMLEFEVK, from the coding sequence ATGAAAATCATCTGCATCGGCTTAAACTACGCCAATCACATTAAAGAAATGCAATCATTTAAAACAGACGCAGAACCTGTATTCTTTATGAAACCAGATACTGCGCTTGTCGTCGACAATAAACCCTTTTATCATCCTTCATTTTCGAAAGAGATACATCATGAAGTTGAGCTGGTATTAAAGATCTCGAAAACAGGTAAATATATTGATGCTGATTTCGCCAAAAATTATTACGATGAGATTGGTATTGGTATTGATTTTACAGCCCGCGACCTGCAGGCCAAATGCAAAGAAAAAGGCCACCCATGGGAAAAAGCAAAGGCATTCGACAGCTCCGCTCCGGTAGGAAAATTTTTACCTAAAAAAAAATTCGGTGACATAAACAATATTAATTTCCATTTAAATATTAACGAAACAACCGTTCAAAAGGGCAATACAGCCGACCTCCTGACTTCGTTCGATAATATTATTGCTTATGTATCCACCTTTGTAACACTCCGCCAGGGCGACATGATCTTTACCGGAACGCCTGAAGGTGTTGGCCCTGTAAAGATCGGCGATAAACTGGAAGCCTTTATTGAAGGTGAAAAGATGCTGGAATTTGAGGTGAAATAG
- a CDS encoding 3'-5' exonuclease, with amino-acid sequence MQLNLTRPIAFFDLETTGVNVASDRIVEISILKINPDGSKDIKTKKINPTIPIPPQSSAIHGIKDEDVKDCPTFKSVARELNTFLEGCDLAGYNSNKFDIPLLVEEFLRAEIDFEMAGRKCIDVQNIFHKKEQRTLSAAYKFYCKKDLENAHSAEADIIATQEILEAQLDKYPDLKNDAAFLHDFSMQNSAVDLAGRIIYNKEGVEVFNFGKHTGKSVEVIFKTEPSYYQWMMNGDFPLYTKKIITQIRLRGVSSKTN; translated from the coding sequence GTGCAATTAAATCTGACACGGCCAATCGCCTTTTTTGATCTGGAAACTACAGGAGTAAATGTAGCCTCCGATCGTATTGTAGAGATCTCCATACTAAAAATCAACCCGGACGGATCAAAAGATATTAAAACAAAAAAAATAAATCCTACCATCCCGATACCGCCTCAATCCAGCGCTATACATGGTATAAAGGATGAAGATGTTAAAGATTGTCCGACCTTTAAATCCGTTGCGCGTGAACTAAACACCTTCCTGGAAGGATGTGACCTGGCAGGATATAACTCAAACAAATTCGACATACCATTATTAGTTGAAGAATTTTTGCGTGCCGAAATCGATTTTGAAATGGCCGGGCGTAAATGCATTGATGTGCAAAATATTTTTCACAAAAAAGAGCAGCGAACACTTTCCGCCGCCTATAAATTTTACTGCAAAAAAGACTTGGAGAACGCTCATAGTGCCGAAGCAGATATCATTGCAACACAGGAAATACTGGAAGCGCAGCTTGATAAATATCCCGACCTGAAAAATGATGCTGCCTTCCTGCACGATTTTTCCATGCAAAATTCCGCAGTTGACCTGGCTGGAAGAATAATTTACAATAAAGAAGGCGTTGAAGTTTTCAATTTCGGAAAACATACTGGAAAATCGGTGGAAGTTATTTTTAAAACAGAACCGTCGTATTATCAATGGATGATGAACGGAGATTTCCCATTGTATACAAAAAAGATCATTACTCAGATTCGTTTACGGGGAGTGAGCAGTAAAACTAATTAG
- a CDS encoding PD40 domain-containing protein translates to MALPIYKELVKQQPKNVDYNLKTALCYLNTNINKAAAIPFIEFVCAVPNHPDEENIFQLGKAYQYAYRFDEAITAYEKCMTNSRGDLTEQARRQIETCNNAKELIKYPLDVNFINLGKQINTEFPDYNPLIPADESYMIFTTRRPKGAGEPEIDGYYASDIFISLPKDGVWQKPKDIGVQVNTRFDEQAVDITANGKTMVVYIDHVDTVGNIYFSENNKNLFSRLVKFGPDVNSGFETSGTTTPDRDVVVFASKRGDGFGETDLYMIKKLPNGNWALPQIFGNQINTKYKEDYPHISADCKTLYFASQGHSSMGGFDIFKSVYNTETNTWSYPQNLGYPLNTPDDDLSISFTNDSCYAYISASREGGSGDLDLYKIKFNKGKNRYSIVSGYVTTTDTLSPYIKKQIIAVKIDSKETQKFTPVKSTGKYVMALTPGKYTLTVKADGYQDYNLILTITDVPFLPEQKQDFQLTKDPNPK, encoded by the coding sequence ATGGCTCTGCCGATCTACAAAGAGCTTGTGAAACAACAACCAAAAAATGTTGACTATAACCTTAAGACCGCCTTGTGTTACCTCAATACAAATATCAATAAAGCCGCTGCAATTCCTTTCATTGAATTTGTTTGCGCCGTACCCAATCATCCTGATGAAGAAAATATTTTTCAGCTTGGAAAAGCGTATCAGTATGCTTATCGTTTTGACGAAGCTATAACCGCTTATGAAAAATGCATGACCAATTCCAGGGGCGATTTGACGGAACAAGCCAGGCGCCAGATCGAAACCTGCAATAACGCCAAAGAACTTATTAAATATCCGCTGGATGTAAACTTTATAAATCTTGGCAAACAGATCAACACTGAATTTCCTGATTATAATCCGCTTATTCCTGCAGACGAATCATACATGATCTTCACCACAAGGCGGCCCAAAGGAGCCGGCGAACCTGAAATAGACGGGTATTACGCTTCAGATATATTCATTTCACTCCCGAAAGACGGCGTTTGGCAAAAACCAAAGGACATCGGAGTACAGGTAAACACCAGGTTTGATGAACAGGCCGTTGATATTACGGCAAACGGAAAAACAATGGTGGTTTATATTGACCATGTTGATACTGTTGGAAATATTTATTTTTCAGAGAACAATAAAAATTTGTTCTCCAGACTTGTAAAGTTCGGTCCCGATGTAAATTCGGGGTTTGAAACTTCCGGAACCACCACGCCTGATAGGGATGTAGTGGTTTTTGCCAGCAAGCGCGGAGACGGATTTGGGGAAACCGACCTCTACATGATAAAAAAATTACCGAATGGGAATTGGGCTCTGCCGCAAATTTTTGGCAACCAGATCAACACCAAATACAAAGAGGACTATCCGCACATCAGCGCTGATTGCAAAACACTTTACTTCGCTTCACAGGGGCATTCGTCAATGGGCGGGTTTGACATTTTCAAATCGGTTTACAATACCGAAACCAATACATGGTCGTATCCTCAAAACCTGGGGTATCCCCTTAATACACCTGACGATGATCTGAGTATATCATTTACAAACGACAGCTGTTACGCCTATATTTCTGCCTCAAGAGAGGGAGGCAGTGGTGACCTGGACCTTTACAAAATAAAATTCAACAAAGGGAAGAACAGGTATAGTATTGTAAGCGGTTATGTTACAACAACAGATACGCTGAGTCCCTATATTAAAAAACAGATCATAGCTGTTAAAATAGATTCGAAAGAAACACAGAAATTCACACCCGTAAAATCGACCGGTAAATATGTTATGGCACTCACACCCGGAAAATATACCCTTACAGTAAAAGCTGATGGCTACCAGGATTACAACCTGATCCTTACTATCACTGACGTTCCTTTCCTTCCTGAACAAAAGCAGGACTTCCAGTTAACTAAAGATCCTAACCCTAAATAA
- a CDS encoding PD40 domain-containing protein, protein MTRTINNSIRSFSSLLLVVIMTCNAYAQKPGGPFLDPREANEHFEHHNYLTALRSYKELLKRDPDDIDYNYKVALCYLNTHLDKTQAIQYLEKITKKGKGDNEAWFYLGNAYQYANRFDDAIKAYSTYKEKASKKDIQRADHAIETCYNGKQFVKFPLNVTFENLGKDLNSEFADYYPFATQNESFMVFTSRRKGGKSSVLEMDGLYPSDIYMSTVKDGNWVKATNIGGPVNTPFDEQTVGLSPDGSSMTVYIDHIDSLGNIYVSNYVNGKFHKLSKLNNNVNSGFETSGCVSDNGQIIFFTSERSGGLGGTDLYMAKKLPNGQWATPQNLGKTINTQYNEDFPHFSEDGQTLYFTSQGHSSMGGYDIFKSVYNNENNTWTEPKNLGYPINTSDDNYTISFTEKERFAYMSISRPGGMGDLDIWRLRFNDSDQLYTLVSGFVNLSDSLAPKNDLLITAINLSTKEEFRYTPIPASGKYVMALEPGRYSVSIEGKGFATLTENITIPGKGSFQPEVRKNFLLIKTP, encoded by the coding sequence ATGACACGGACAATTAACAATAGTATAAGATCGTTTTCCTCCCTCCTTTTGGTGGTTATAATGACCTGTAATGCCTACGCACAAAAGCCGGGTGGTCCATTCCTTGACCCGCGTGAAGCCAATGAACATTTTGAGCATCACAATTATCTGACAGCATTGCGCTCATACAAAGAATTGCTTAAACGCGATCCGGATGATATTGATTATAATTACAAAGTGGCACTCTGTTATCTGAATACACACCTTGATAAAACCCAGGCTATACAATACCTGGAGAAGATCACAAAAAAAGGAAAAGGTGATAATGAAGCCTGGTTTTACCTCGGCAATGCTTATCAGTATGCCAATCGTTTCGATGATGCGATCAAAGCTTATTCAACATACAAAGAAAAAGCCTCAAAAAAAGACATTCAACGGGCCGACCACGCTATTGAAACCTGTTATAATGGAAAACAATTTGTAAAATTTCCGTTGAATGTAACATTCGAAAATCTTGGAAAGGATTTAAACTCGGAGTTTGCCGACTATTACCCGTTTGCAACTCAAAACGAATCGTTTATGGTGTTCACAAGCAGAAGAAAAGGCGGCAAAAGCAGTGTGCTTGAAATGGATGGGTTGTATCCTTCGGATATTTATATGTCAACTGTAAAGGATGGCAACTGGGTAAAAGCAACAAACATCGGCGGACCCGTGAATACCCCCTTTGACGAACAAACTGTAGGACTTTCACCTGATGGCTCAAGCATGACTGTATATATCGATCATATAGACAGCCTCGGTAATATTTATGTTTCGAATTATGTGAATGGTAAATTTCACAAACTTTCTAAATTAAATAATAATGTTAATTCAGGATTTGAAACTTCCGGATGTGTAAGTGATAACGGACAGATCATTTTTTTTACAAGTGAACGTTCCGGAGGACTCGGGGGAACAGATCTGTATATGGCTAAAAAACTACCCAACGGACAATGGGCCACACCTCAAAACCTGGGCAAAACCATTAACACGCAGTACAACGAAGACTTTCCCCACTTTTCTGAGGATGGACAAACCTTATATTTCACTTCACAGGGCCACTCCAGCATGGGCGGGTACGACATATTCAAATCCGTTTACAATAATGAAAATAATACCTGGACAGAACCAAAAAACCTGGGTTACCCCATTAACACTAGTGATGACAACTACACCATTTCATTCACTGAAAAAGAAAGATTTGCATATATGTCAATCTCCCGACCAGGGGGAATGGGAGACCTCGACATCTGGCGGCTGCGCTTTAATGATTCTGATCAACTTTATACATTAGTTTCGGGCTTTGTTAATTTAAGTGACAGCCTGGCTCCCAAAAACGACCTTCTGATTACGGCAATTAATCTTTCAACCAAAGAAGAATTCCGCTATACGCCAATACCTGCAAGCGGAAAATATGTAATGGCACTGGAGCCGGGAAGATACAGCGTTTCTATTGAAGGAAAAGGATTTGCAACCTTAACAGAAAATATTACAATACCTGGCAAAGGTTCTTTTCAACCGGAAGTAAGAAAAAACTTTTTATTGATCAAAACCCCCTGA